TTGTATTGAAGAAAACTAGATCAGAAAtgataagaaaaaataaaatgtgaattttaaaattgttaaaatcaaTGTTTTAAATTCACTCTTGTTTTTCTCACTGTTTTTATTTGGAAACTTATAACCAAAtctttagggttagggttttcaggtttgattttgtttttgtatttgGATTCAAACTGAACAAAATGGAAATTTAGAATCTTTGTTTGTTGATGCTAAAATTTGAGTTTTTGTGATCTAATAAGTGAAGTTAAAATTAGAGACAGCTTCTAACTTTATGTGAGGTAACTACAGTTTCTTGTCCAAGATTTTTCACCTATGAAACCACTCGCTATGAGTAGGAAACATTTGTCGATATGAAATGTGGGATAAGATTATGACCGTTGGATTGAGGAGATGCCGGTCACGCTCTTAGAGAGAAGGTGGTTGGTTATATGGCTGATGTTATATCATTTTCATGTTGTAAAATTTATTATCGACCGACTGATGTAACGAGCCTTTTTTTTAACTTGTTCAAATATCATAGTTCAGTTTAATTTAGATTAGAATTtggagaaatttttaaaaagactCGTTCTATCACGTAATCTATATACTAAatctattatattataatacgtcactaaaataataacattatcataatatcaccattaaaaaatgtaaaaaaataacaactaaAAGTACTATGataccactattttaatgatgtattataatttaataggtTAGCTAATGGATAACATGGTAAACTGAGTTTTAAGGTGAAATCTGATTGAACCAGACAAGAATATAATGCCAAAACTCAAGATTATGATGCTCTGTTGCTACAGATTTCACAGCTTCATACAGCATTTCTCACTAGTGGCAGAATCTAAATGTTCATAAGAtgaacaaatttttaattataatattataaagatATACAAGAAAAGtagacaaaattaaaaaactaacaccgaaaaaattatactattaagtttaaatttataagGATGGCTATTGCCCACATATGTAGATCGTCCACGAATTCCACACACCAGCACATTTATTTCAAGCAATCAAGAGAATGAAAAACAAAACCACTTTGGAAAAATTATGGCTTCACTCAGATGCAGCATCTGATGGTTTGTTCAGACCTTATATTCTAAAAAATCGAAGAAATTCGTCATAATGTCATATAATAGACTTAACTTGTGAAAAATGGCTTCATGCTGAAACCAGAACGACGCCTTATTCTTTCTGTAAGACGGATATAATTTGCAGATACCAATTTGGTACTCTTGCTTACCTTCAAAATTGGTTCCTTCAAATCTTTAAGTTTGAGAATTTGTTTGGTGCTATCAGATAGAGTTGACCGAATCTTCATCACTGCCTTCACTGtcgctgctgctgctgcttccGCTACTGCTTCCACTCCCACTGCTGCTGCTCGAACTTGAGCTCTGCTCGCCCTTCTCCTCTGCATTAACCTGGGCTCTAAGGGCTTCTGCAGCATTGCGAGGCCCCTTGTTGTCTACTTCATCGCCACTATCGTCCACATCAGCAATCTCATCGTCCGTCTCATTTTGCTGGGGTACATTAATGTCAAATCCACCATCGCCTTTGTCTTCAGCGTCATCATAAGGTGAACTAGAACCAAAGATATCCTCTATATCTATATGATCTTCAGCCTCGTCATTCTTTTGGCTAGGAGAAGCCGTCGGTAAATTTGGCAAAATAGGTGCAGGCTCAAAAATTTCCTTACTGGGAGCTTTTGCACCTAATATTCCATATTATAAAGATTACTATAAGCATGAAAAGAATAATCACCCAATGCGGCATGTCTTAACAGATTACAAAACTCCAATGCATTTATCATCAACAATTCCAAttttaaactactaaaaatgGTCTAAAAGAAGACCAGCGTAAAAAAATTCCCACTTGCTAGAAGATAGTTAGGAACACAATACAATAGTGTCTCAACGGTTAGTTGGCCTATGAACTGTAGAACAgaatctagcagtttatattatcaaaaacacattgtagaaaatataaattggaaCACACCAAAAGTAACTTATGTAGCACGCACACGGATACAGAAAAACAGGACACTTGGACATGAAGTTTCATGTCCAAAACGCCAAGTTCCCAACACGTTTTCGAAACAGGATAGAATGAAATATCCGTGCTACTTAGAAAGTAACATTTCAATTCTAAGGAAAACATCAATAATCATCGCATACCTGGAATTGGTGAATCAGAAGCAACATCAATTCTTTCCACCTCAACCTGCATAGAAAATCACATATCTTAAAAGTTCACTAAAAGAATTCAATTCTACCACAAAcagtaaaaatcaaaatttaccGGCACATGACTAAAAGCTGTGGTGTGTTTGGGAACATGGGTAGGTTTTACACCTTTCCCAAACGGAGGAGACAACCGAGGCGGCTCAATAACCGGACCGGACGCCGATGCAGCAGCAGAAGAAGCAGATTCACCAGGCATACGGA
This window of the Mercurialis annua linkage group LG5, ddMerAnnu1.2, whole genome shotgun sequence genome carries:
- the LOC126683173 gene encoding uncharacterized protein LOC126683173, whose translation is MANNNKQEPKTAPQPDQWYTLNLGPSFKGDSSNNNKYCTLRYEFKPASIDKTKVGSLHKNKENRVSVEFQNNQLGKPKVTFEGSSSEDYKENDAVLFFDGHSFRLERLHRAVKQLRHLRMPGESASSAAASASGPVIEPPRLSPPFGKGVKPTHVPKHTTAFSHVPVEVERIDVASDSPIPGAKAPSKEIFEPAPILPNLPTASPSQKNDEAEDHIDIEDIFGSSSPYDDAEDKGDGGFDINVPQQNETDDEIADVDDSGDEVDNKGPRNAAEALRAQVNAEEKGEQSSSSSSSSGSGSSSGSSSSSDSEGSDEDSVNSI